GAGGAAGAGATCTGTGCAACTCCGATCACTTCATATGAAAAGCTTTACATATACATACGAATTCATATATCTATAGATTACAGCCGGGAGAGGAAATCGACGGTCACCGGCGATGGCATTGGCACCAGGGCTGTCTCGGAAGCTGAAGAAAGTGTTGGAAACTCGAACAGACACGCCGGATCTACTCGCGTCGCTGAATACTCTCTCCGAATTCTACACCGAAAACACACCTCATTCTCGACGGAACCTCCGATCCACTATTGAGAAGCGTTCTCTATCTATCAATGATGAGTTCCTCCTTTCCTCCACAGCTGCTCAAAAggttgaaatttgaatttttccTTCGTTCGTTTCTGTACAAGTTCTTAGTCTTGTAATGCTCAGGCGAAttaactttcttttttcttaaacgGATTTTGTTAGTCGCTGGATCAAGTTGAAGAAGAAGTTAATGAGATCGTTGAATGCTGTGACAAGTAAGGAATTATTAAGTATTACTCTGCTATTTTTTGATGTGTTCCGATTAATATATTTGGATGAAGTTTAACTTCCACAGGTGTAAGCTATTTTAAAACTATCTGGTCACCCATGATAAGTGAACTAGTTACTTGGAAAATTAGGAATGCAACATGCTACAACTGGTTAAATTACTAGGATAGCCTAAAATTTGTTTGTACTGTTGGCGTATATAAGTGAAATCCATTTGGATTTTATTGGCTTGAGAATGTTACTTACACATTAGTAGTTTTGATGTGTGTTGATAGGAAGTTAACTAGTTATATTCTAATTTCTAAGGAACTAAATTTTCTTTATCCTTCTTTCATTCTCTTGTTTTGGAATTGTTGAGAATGAAATGctgctttttttcttttttgctgTAAATAGTGCATGTGATGTACGGAAGAAGTGGAGGGGATTGTGATGTTCTTAGGAGAGGAAAATTTGGTGCACGATATTTCATGTTCTTTCTCTTTAAAAGACCTGATAATAGGCATGTGTATTTAAAAAAAGGGTGGTATTTTTGAGGATAGGAAACCTGGTTTATCGTATGTTGgacattttattggagatgtaTCAGATGTGTGTGGAAGTGATTCCAAAGAAACCATTCATTACAAAAGTACATGTTATCCCAGACAATGATATTTTGTTTTTAGCCATGATGACTATTTTATCTGAAGGAATATTTGGACTAAATTTTGACTTGCTAGTGGATAAGGTATTTGAGATGTGAGGTATCTactaaaaaatagaaattattttGTAGTAAGCCTTTTACAGTACTGGGTTAGTTGAGTCTTTTAGGTGGTGGCAAAATGAAATGATCTCCCTGGAGTAGGCTCCAGTTGCCTGGATAGCTGATAAGAAGTTGAAATATGGAGTTCATACACTCATCTAGAATAAGATATTGTACAGAGTATCATGGTTTGGTGAAACTATGATTAGCTGGACGGATAGGAAATAGTCAAATGGACAACAAAGGTATACCACTTCCGAACTTCCCGTAGGGAACTTGGTTCCAAAACTAATCTGATCATGTTGATTAAGATAATTAACTTGACAGCATGGACATTTTTGcactagtgaagaaaaaaatatcattttgaatgaatttattCATTGGAAGTTACTTGTGAAGGTGAAATCCTAAAGTCATCTTAAGTGAACTTTTTCCTTGGATGAGTGCTTGCGAAGGTGAAGTCCTATTGTTGGAAGTTTTCTTTGAAGGTCTTAGTTTTAAAGTTTGACAATACTTTTGTACACAATAATCAAATGGATAGAGCGGAGAGGGATACCTTTAGATGGTTTGTGCTAATTGCCTATTTGGATGAGTAAAAGTTAATGTTTGATTGAAAAGAATCCTACTAAGTAGTAGCTGGGTGTTCTGTACTTAGCAACTTAGCCGAAAAGAATCCTCTGTTGTTCAACCTCATCTTCTTGAGCATGTTTCCCTACAAACATGTCTACCTATCGTGTCAGACGGCAACTTCCAAATACCAATTAGGcaattatatgataaatgcaaTCAATAATTCATGTATTGAGTTTCCCCTCTTTTGCATAGATATGATAAATGAAATCAATTATCTTCCGTAGATGGTATTACAAGGACTTATTATGTATTACATTCTCTTGCCGTTACATCAATTAAAAAGAAGTTGTCGTGCTGAAATGTCTTCTTGTAATGCCTGCATTTTCCAGAATTGCAATGGCTTTAAGCAGTTGCAATGCCACAACAGGCGATATTATCAGTACCACAGAACGGCTGAAACAGGAATTTGAAGTTACTACACAGAGGCAAGAAATTGTGTCATGCTTTCTTCGTGATTATCAGCTATCCCCAGAAGAGGTTTTAgtcattccttttgagttgaagCCTATATCACTCATATAttgcatattttttttgtgttattAACATACTGCTTTACAACTTTTATGTTGATGTAGATTAATGCTCTAAGAGAAGAAGACCTGGATGAGAATTTTTTTAAGGCACTTGCTCATGTGCAAGAAATCCATGCCAACTGCAAAGTGCTTCTCAGGACGCACCACCAAGTAAACTTCTCTCTTTATGTCTTTAAAAGTGTGACATGATCTGATCTACACTACATGTAGTTTGATCCAGCTTTTGGTATGGCAAATGAAGGATCCTGATCTTGATTGATGAATTAAGAATCCGTTATTTACTCATGGAATAATGGGACTCCATGCAGGACATATATTGagattcatttttattttctaatccCACTAATTATAACAATTAACCAATTGCaaactacaacaacaaccacGTTTCAGTTTGAAAAAAGTTGGGTTGGTTATACGAATCCTCACTAACCATGTTTTGCAATTTGAATTTATCTCAGGCCAGATTAACCAATTACACTGATATATACCAAAAGAAGGAACATATTTACCAAGTGCTCCTGCAATATCTGCTCATCTATTCTAGAAACTTTTAGTTATCTAATGTCATGCTTTCCCAATCACTTAACAGTTGTGTCCATCAAAAGGTGTGTTAGCTTATAGAAGCAAGTCTAACTTAGATATATGTGATAActtttttcacaaaaaaatagGTTGGAAAATTTTGCTGACAAAAAAGTGGCACCTTGTACAAGAGCTATAGATCATTGAAATATGAAAGTCTAAATTTTTATTAACAAATCACTGCCAATTGTCTATACAAGTTGAACTACATGAGTGACCCAAAGGATTTATGGGAAACTTCACAATTAACTGAACTGGAAAAAGAGCATTTTTTCGCTTCAAGAGCCCTTACATGATAGGTAAATGAAAAGAGTTCATTCATCTAGTTTCAGTTATATTTTCCAAATGATAGCCTAGCTTTTTCCAAATGTTAGTATTGTATACAAGACAAGGACACTGTTaccattctcaaaaaaataatatatatatatatatatatatatatatatatatacaaggcAAGCACAAacgtgatttttttttttgctaaatTGACTCGAATACTTTCGCTAGCGTGCTGGTTTGGAGCTCATGGATATGATGGCCATGTATCAAGAAGGAGCATATGAACGCCTTTGCAGGTTACTCTTCTGTCTCAATGGACTCTTGAACTTGGGACATTTCATAGTATATTCCTGTCATAGGATCCTCTCATTTAAGTGCCTATCAGAAAATGTAACTTCTGTGGTGGTCAGCTGATGTCTGGAACGTAAAACTGTATAGCTATCTGGTAAAATTCATATTGTGTGGCAGGGTATTCAGACACCCATTTGTTTCTCGTATAATCTATGTTTGTCAATCTGCTCCTTGTGTGACTGGAACATCTATTCTGGGCCTCTTACAACAATACTAATCTATGGTTACAAACACAGTCTACAATTAAGGGTCATTTGGTAGGGTGTATAAGAATAATGctaaatagagtgtattagtaatgcatgCATTACTAATGCATGAAATTATTTCTTATGCAATGTTTggtttggtgtattaaaaataaaatgcattgcatcttttataaaaaaatgtttgtttacaaaaataccctcctCACTCTTTAGCTTTGGGAAATGGGAAATGTCTTGAGAGGGATTTGAGGGTTAGTTATGTCATTCATCAATCTAATGCATGTGTTGAAACCCTttgtattactaatacatgaAAATCCATGGTATTAGTTATAAACACCTCAATACATTATagagtgtataactaatgcTTTATACATAGGCTAAAAAGTGTATCAAACAAGGTATTAATAAACGACCCAATTTAAGATCGTGACCGGTACTAAGGGGGAGAGTGTCAAAACAAGCCTTACCAGAATTCTATAGAAAGTCGGGCAGACTTTCTTCTGTTTTTGGGTCTATCCAAGTTTTTCCTGTCTCAGAAATCAACAACACAACTAAACAACTCTAAATCAAGACACCATATCCATCAATAAACCAATCGCCACGCAATAATACCAATTCATCTCCAAATACGAAAAGAAGTTTGAACTAATCACGCGTCTTTGATAATAAAAGTATACTCATGACTCAAATAAATGAATGACTTTAGAGCAACTCTAAGAGTTCAAAGAAAGGTCTACAACAAATAAATAACTTGATGCCACGCGAACAAGTGCGGGCTTACCATGAATTGCTAACTCGTTAGCTGTAGTTAATGAAATCCTCGCCAACGCCACTTGTGTTCTCTGTAAAAACATTTAGCGGGGAGTGAGACGCTAGTTCAGTGAGTAATAACACTTAACACAACCGTTTTAATGAAGAATAAGTCAGAGACTTGTGTGAtaatcaaaatcatgaaataaaggcCTTTTCAGAAAAACGATAACAATATTCAATCTTATTTGTCTCTTGTGAGCAAAATCAATGTAAACATATAGTAATAAACTCAGCAAAACACTTTCatatcaaatcttatatttGGGAGATTTTCATGAATGAATTATGTAATTAATGTGGCCCCCTCTTAAAGGAGTCAAATATTCATATCAGTAGATCCCTACTCGAGGGATATCAGTGACGGTATGCTAGTTCTAGCTTCCCACTAGCAAGGGCTATATCGGTAATCTATAACTATAAGGTGCACCAGGTCTAACGAACTCGCCGTCAGCTACGGAATCCATCAAGGTCTACTCCcacttatatttttctttataatcaGTAGAAGCATTTTTCAAATAGATCAAGACATTCAAGTTCTTATCAAATCACATTATATAATACTTAAACcattaaaaaaacatatatcaAGATACTTACTTTCAAGTAAATAATAAATCTTTTCCATAATGGTAAATCATATTTCAATTAACAATAAACAAGTCTTATAAAAGTGAGAGCATCTCACCTAACTGTTTCAATATCATATTAAATAAAGACTTGTCCCATATGCAAGTTCAAAACATTCGGTAACACATTCACTTTATAAACTATGTATAAATCATGAGAGTTATAAAAATGCAAATTGTGGTAAGATTACTACTCACAATACTCGTGTTGAAATACCAAACTTGCCACCTCCAGCAATCCATAAGACTCACTTCAATCAATCTATAATCACACATATCGATCTCGTGTTAATTTCCTTCATGTAAGGCTAATTCATACTAAAATTGAATCGTCGAATCCTATCTATTCATGTTATGAATAATTCAAAAAGTTCACATCCTTAGCCATTTCAACCTATTTATACCATTCACTCATTCAATTCCTCACCAAGAAGTGTACCAAACTAGTGCTTAAGACTAAGAAACAACACCTCTGCTTACTGTTTTCTAATGTCATCAAATTTGCTTTGAACCCAATATAAGccataaacataacataagaatTTAACATATTTCCTCTATCTCTTTAACCCTTATTTTCCTAAACTCTCAACCCCAATTTTATAGCCATGGAATTTGTAAATCAAATCTATAAACTAAGTTCAGAAATTTACCTTTCCCTACGAAATGAAGCTTTATCAATTTTATCTTCCTTGCTCTTTCCCTAAAAATTCAGTAGCTTCactttaacttctttttttaaaaaaaaaacgaagGAGACTGACTAAGGAATGGGAAAAGGGTCAGCAATAGGAGCCCTTCCTGAGCAGGAAGTGGCTGCTGATCCCTTTTTTGTTACTTCtttaattcatttaaaaaaaaaacacacaaATTAAAAGTTGtctccttttccttttttctccttAGCTAAAAGACATATCTACCCTTGCAATAATTATGGGTATCACATACACAaagctaatgcatgcattattttttctaatacattctaccaaatgaccccttagTGCTCTCTTTGCTTATGCGTACCTCTGTTTTGTCTGAGTGACTGATGTCTGGGGTATTGTGACTTAGTTCAGATTGGTCTGTCTACTATTAGTTAGTCATATGATTTGTCTAATTTCTTAGATGGATAGTTAAAAGTGCTTAAGCAAGTGGTGCAGTGGTCATCTGAGCTTTCTGCGTCATCTGGCCTTTCTGCTATGTTTGACATTACGCTGGTTTTTCTTTCTAGGTGGGTTCAGACAGAGTGTAGGAGACTTGGTGACGTTGATAACCCTGAAGTTGGCGAACTTCTGAGAACAGCAGTCAGGTGTCTCAAAGAAAGACCAGTGCTTTTTAAATATTGTGCAGAAGAGGTAAATTAACTGAAAACTAGAATAATAATTTAACAAACTTCGCAATGATATATGCATTTCATATTCACGCAATCTGAAATATTAGGTGGCAAACATGAGGCACAATGCATTGTTTAGGAGATTTATAAGTGCTCTTACGCGAGGAGGACCTGGTGGACTTCCCAGGCCAATTGAAGTGCATGCTCACGATCCTTTAAGATACGTTGGTGACATGCTGGGATGGTTGCATCAGGTGATAGACTTAACATAGAGTTTAAGTTATTCATCCTGTGAAGCACAAAAAGGGTCTTTTGCGCATTGACTTGCTGCATCTGATTTTGAACATGTTTTTGCTTTATGACAGGCATTGGCATCTGAAAGAGAGCTTGTCCTTGCATTGCTTGACCCAGATGCATCAGATACTAGACCAACTAGTCATAACTACTCCAAAGGCGTAGATAGCGAGTCTGAGAAGACAGAATCTGACTTGACTTTTGTTCTAGACAGGATATTTGATGGAGTTTGCCGCCCTTTTAAAGTTAGAGTGGAACAAGTTTTGCACTCCCAACCTAATCTTATAATTTCTTACAAGCTTAGCAATACACTGGATTTCTATTTCTACACAGTGAGTTGAAATCTGCTGCTAGTGAATCCAGTCTTCTGGCACCCCCATTTTAAGTACTCCTTGCCCTCTACTGTTTTTCCAATGCAGATATCAGATTTGCTGGGGATAGAAACATCTCTATGTAATACCTTATTGGTTCTCAAGGAAGCAGCCCAGAAAACATTTTTTGACATACTAAAGGGTCGAGGCGATAAGCTTTTGAGGTATCCTCCATTGGTAGCTGTTGATCTTTCTCCACCACCAGCTTTAAGGGAAGGAGTTTCAGTGCTGCTTGAAATTATTCAAACACATGATGGCATGATGTTCCCTGCATCAGGAAAGAAGCCCGACTTTGATCCAGTTATATCTGCTTTGCTAGACCCTATTATTCAGGTTAGTGTCATCAAGCTACTTAAAGTAAACAATTGCTTGGAAAAAAATGAGTACTAGTTTACGAATGTATTAGTTCCTTGTTAGTTcctggtttttttttttgttaaacaAGTAAAAACTGCATGATCCTCTTAATTTGGTTGGTCCATTTAATAGGAAAGACACGTGAGGATTCTGCTTTTAGGCCTCACTGGGAAATGTTGCTGTATTTCCTAAGGTAATGCAATCACCACTCAAACCTAAGAAAGGAAGACTTTCCTTGGCTTGCAATTTGCTCTAACTGCCCCAGTATAAGAGACTGAGAGCTCTCCAGAAGTTTCTTTTTTCTGGAGCTCGATCCCCTTGTACTGCAATTACACTAAGGAACCTACTAGGGGTGGCAAATGGGTGGATGAGATTGGATTTTGATGGATTGAATATAGATTGAGTTTAAATGGATTGGATCACAATCCAACCATATAAAATATgggtaaatatgaatttggtcAAATATGGTTTGGATAAAATAGTTGTAATCCACTTTAATCTCCTAaagccaaaaaatattaaatcaaagCTAATTTGTTCATACCTCAACTCCTActaccccacccccacccccacccccacccctatgttattattattttttaaataaattttcatacaaaagaagacatttaatttttattactcTGTACCCCCACCTCCCACCCATCTTCCcctccccccaaaaaaaaaaatcaaaaaaataaatatcaattgTACCATCTATCTGAACTTGGAATTCTTCAGAAATATCAAAAGATTTATCCCCTGTCGTAAAATAAATCTTTTGAGAAACATTCCGGAAACAAACACCAAAGTTCGAAAATCTTGAAATAAAaagctgaaaaataataatcacaTAACGTGAATATCACTGTAAGGAAAGAAAGGATTCAAATCCGGTAAGCAGTTGCCAGAAAAGAGGATTCTGCTCTCCTAAGAAGTAGGAGAGTGAAAGATGTTGGGAACTGTGCCTGGGAGCCTTTTTTAAATCTTTGACCCCTGTTCTGCAGGAaaacaatcaaaagaaaaggaagGAAATCTAGATACAGGATCACTCTAATAATCGTTATTGAATAATTTGTATTAatcatatatattcttttttgtgtttgaaaaaaaaggaagaaaaaacatCTAGATTTCATTACTTTAACCCTACTAACAGTGCAGGGCTAATTTATTGCTAGATGACATTCAGATGTCCTAAAATAGCCATAGATACCTGTAAAATGTTGGACACCCATGACAATAGCTATGATGTGACTTCTAACAACTGACACCCGCTGTTAATGGTTCTCTTTTTTTCTGGGAAGCTGttgattatttttcaaaaaataaataaagaattgCACCCAAATGATGTGGCCTAATGATCAATGAAATGGATTGAGAACCATGAGATTTGGTTAAATACCAGCAAAGGTAAAAACACCAGGTCATTTTTCCTGTCTGTACCTGGGTGTCTGTGATGGTGAGAGGTAGTTAGTACCCTATGAAATTAATTGAGGTGCGTAAGCTCGCCCCGTACACTACAGTTGTAGAAACAGTTGCTTACAAGAATTAGAGAAACAAAGGTAGCTTATTCACAGTTGATGACTTGTCTTTCCATTAAAGTAAGACCAAATATTAAATCATCTTACGTACATGTCAACCTTGGTTGATGTTGATCGCGAGAATGAATATGTTTTCTGCTGAATTCTTAGCACTGTTCTTTGTTTCTCGTGTGCAGCAAAGAGGAATATGTTGGGGAAAGTAAGTTAATTAGTTAGTTTATTTGAAAAACTGAAGTGCATCAGCTATATACATCAGAAAAACTAGAATTCACTATTGATTTCATTCTCCTGTTTGAGTGATTTCAGAATTTAAGATTGTTTGTATTGGAGTTCTTGACGTGTGACAGACTGTAAATGCATCATTGCTGATTTTTCTGCAGCATTGCCACATCAGACTTATTATGCTTTTCCATGCAGATGTGTGAGCAAGCAGCAGAGGCGCACAAGTCAAAAGGTTCCATGCACTCCTCAAGAAGGAGCAGAATTCCTTCTGATCCAAGTCAACAGCGCAGAACATCTGTGGATGCTCTTTTGGATGGCAGCAATTCAGCACCTTTACCACAGGTATTTTAAGTCTTGTTTCCCTTATAGGTCAAAGTCCAATTAGGCCTCTTGTGTTGTAATCTTGGCTGATGAAATTTCATTCCCCTTCTCTATCCTCCATTAAAGATAAGAAACCAAacagaaagaaaaacaagaaaccGTGGAGTCATCCTACCATCTGACACATTCCAAGCTGTGTTTGGGACATTTTACTCTAACAATAGTATTTTTTTCGAGTGATTTGCTGGACCACCTTATGTTAGATGATTGACTGAAATCTTGATTTTGCGTTTATTCCATGTCTGCTGCCATGAGTAAACTGTCAATTGATAAGGGTGGTATAACATAGTATTATCAGACAGTTGCATTTTGCCTGCTATGCCTAGCGTTAACCTTCTGTTTTGTTTTATGCAGACCAGTGAAACTCCGGCCAAAATTTTCCTAATCAACTGCTTATGTGCGATCCAGCAACCACTTTTTGGACATGAAGTTGCAAGCGGCTATGTGAAGAAGCTAGGTGTGATGATAGACAATCACATAAATGCTCTCGTGGAAAAAGAAGTTGAGGCTATTCTAAGAAGATGTGGTTTATTAAATAAGATGTCACATTTCCGCAAGTCATTAGAAATTAATGAATCTGGCAACTCCATAGCTAGGACACCATTAGCAGAACAAGAGGATACATCTCCGGTTTCTGTTGCCGAGAGTTTGAAGGCTTTATTTGGTCTCATTTTAGGCAGTGAAACTGCCATTCCTGAATTTGAGCAGATGCAAGCTCCAAGATTGCGATCAGAAACAAGTGTTCAGGTAGCTAGGTCGCTTGCCGAAGCCTATGAGCTAATTTACAGGGCTATCATGGACCCTGAGAATGGCTACCCAGATCCaaagtcattggctagacatcCACCTGATCAAATAAGAACAATTTTGGGAATTTGATAACCGAGTTATCCATGTATTTTGTAGTACGTTCAAAAGTATGTatgatatttgtatttttcactcttctatttcctttttcaatttttggttCATATTTTCTTCCTCCTTTTCTTGTTAGAGTGAAAAAACAATGTCGGCATTAAACTTTATACTTGTATGCGTAGAAAAAACtgcaaattaattaaatttgaattgatttctaTCTAATATAAGTTTTTCTCCATTCTCAAGACTTGAATCTAAGTCTGATTAAGGATTGAGGTGAAATAATTTCACCATCGCATTGCAATTCATGTTTGGTAATACATTGAGCTTACTGGACAACAAATGTTGTAGTGTCCTTATTTTTTCACCCCCTTCAGGCCTTCACCACATAGTAGTTACCCAGCGGTCCTATATCAATGGTATTAGCATCTCCGACCCACTCTTTATTTACTCCCCCAAATATAGAGAATAGAGAGTATTTGGAGACAACTAACTCTAATCCAATTCTCTATTTTACTCtctaaaaaagaatattttgttTCTCTCctcaatattatattattattttcatttcatttttattttcttatttcataatataaatcctttcttttttaaaaaataaataaataatcaccatatttaattttcatgtaatatacaatttatttttttcaaatttttaatatttaatataattatggAAACAACCTATCGGATTACTAAATTATTGTTgtgatttttcaaattattatgttatgtattgtgtttataaattagaattttcatcttatCATTTAAATTTGTGCATTCTTCATAgtgaaaattaataaaaattctaGATTATATTACTTAAATATTTGACGAAAATTaagaataatatatttgaaatatttgtttttGATTTACCAGAAGAAGGAATACTGGTTTATGTGTTTGATTTGCAAGAAACACTTTTTGTCCTATGATATTTCTAAGTTTTTCACGATACAAAATGGTACAATTTTGAAAACATCAAGTTAGTAAttttgatgtttaattttttaCAATGTTATATCATGTTTGGCATAATCCAATCATATCgaataatatatttgaaatatttgacgaaaattaaattaatatatttgaaatatttgagaaaatttaaaatattgtgttaCATTAAAAAAGAATTACTAATATTAGAGATTTAATTAAAGgcattatattatttataatatgttaattacaaatattatataatagaaagtagaaatatattataataataaaaaatattcaaaatgtgAAATAGAGAGTGTAAATAGTAGCTCTCTATATTTAGAGTGTAGAGAGTAAAATAGAAGATGGTTGGAGTGTCCATTCTCTATTTTACTCTCCAAATATAGagaataaagaataaaataaatatgagtCGGAGATGATCCGTACATACAAAATCAGCAACGTTAATGGAATTTACTACACAAAACAAACAAAGGGCCACATGTTTGGATAAATTATCCCACCTACCACTTGGAAGAACCCTAAAATTAAAGACAAATTCAAATAGGGACCACATTCTGTCAAAACAAAGACATCAAAATGTTAGAAAACTGGAATCAGAAGAAAATATTACAAACAAATTGGTATAAATGGATTGAATTGGTGGATATTTTAATTCAATTGGGTTATATGAGAGCCAATAGAAAAGTTACACGTCACCCGAGCTTCTTGTAAGGGCAAATATGAGGCCAAAAAAGAATAGAAGCATTGATGGACGGTTAATTTGTGGTCCTTTTTCGTAAGGATAGGGAACAAATATAATCCTTTTATccttttttataataaaaataatacatttaAATATTGGTTTTTGTTTAAAACATTTTTGTTCCACAGTTTCTGTTAAATTTAACCGAGAAAGTTCAttaaatatttgacaaaaaaatgtTTACTTTCGATTAGAAAATTATAACCGCTCAAAGCATATTTAGGAGACCAGAACTTTGCactttaataaaataaactaacttagcaaaataagaagaaaaaagtaaaagaaaaagagaaagaaaaagatgtGAGAATTTCGTGTGTGTCATTTTCATTGCAAAACTATGAAAATTTATAGACAAAGAGGAGAGAAAACATAGGGAGACAAAGATAAGTAAAGGAAAAAtgaggagaaaaaaaagaaaagcaaaaatggaaaGGGACATCCACTTTCACAACAAAGAGATTGTTATGTATGGATGTATCTATCCAAGTGGGACCCACTCACTTGGATAGTTTGGCAAGTTAGGCAACAAATTGACTCTTCCTTATGCCTATATAATATGCACATTCTGTGCAAATGAAGTAGTGAAGATATACAGAAAACACGCACAAAGAGCAATTATTTTctcctccttatttctcttaatctctcttgttattattttctccttcttaaattattaatctagtctattttacaacacgttatcagcacgaagttCTGCTATTtattcaaggtaacaaaagtggtaagagttttattttattttattttcataaaatgacaaatatttcaaaaattgaatttactactcttgatatctctggaaaaggctactcatcatgggcacttgatgccgaaattcatttagaatcaatgggtctggcagacaccattaaagatgacaatatgacatccaatcaagaccgtgctaaagccatgatattttccgtcaccatcttgacgaggggctaaaattacaatatctcacattaaaagacccccttaaattgtggaaaaatttaaaaaaaagatatgaccacctgaagttggtcatgcttccacaagctcgtcatgattggctaaatctgagattaatggatttcaaaaatataactgaatataattctgctctgCTTAGAATTATAgttcagttaaatttatgcggagaagagatcactgagcaagata
The genomic region above belongs to Solanum dulcamara chromosome 5, daSolDulc1.2, whole genome shotgun sequence and contains:
- the LOC129889562 gene encoding conserved oligomeric Golgi complex subunit 6, yielding MALAPGLSRKLKKVLETRTDTPDLLASLNTLSEFYTENTPHSRRNLRSTIEKRSLSINDEFLLSSTAAQKSLDQVEEEVNEIVECCDKIAMALSSCNATTGDIISTTERLKQEFEVTTQRQEIVSCFLRDYQLSPEEINALREEDLDENFFKALAHVQEIHANCKVLLRTHHQRAGLELMDMMAMYQEGAYERLCRWVQTECRRLGDVDNPEVGELLRTAVRCLKERPVLFKYCAEEVANMRHNALFRRFISALTRGGPGGLPRPIEVHAHDPLRYVGDMLGWLHQALASERELVLALLDPDASDTRPTSHNYSKGVDSESEKTESDLTFVLDRIFDGVCRPFKVRVEQVLHSQPNLIISYKLSNTLDFYFYTISDLLGIETSLCNTLLVLKEAAQKTFFDILKGRGDKLLRYPPLVAVDLSPPPALREGVSVLLEIIQTHDGMMFPASGKKPDFDPVISALLDPIIQMCEQAAEAHKSKGSMHSSRRSRIPSDPSQQRRTSVDALLDGSNSAPLPQTSETPAKIFLINCLCAIQQPLFGHEVASGYVKKLGVMIDNHINALVEKEVEAILRRCGLLNKMSHFRKSLEINESGNSIARTPLAEQEDTSPVSVAESLKALFGLILGSETAIPEFEQMQAPRLRSETSVQVARSLAEAYELIYRAIMDPENGYPDPKSLARHPPDQIRTILGI